DNA from Parvularcula marina:
GGCTGAAGATGACGACAGCATGCGGGGCTTTCTCAAGAAGGCACTGGAGAAGGCAGGCCATGCCGTTGTGGACGCTTCACAAGGCGATGATGCCCTCAATGAGCTTCAGCTCCGCGAATTCGACCTTCTGCTGACGGATATCGTGATGCCGGTCATGGACGGGATCGAGCTGGCGCGCCGCGCGGCCGATATCGATCCTGAAATGAAGATCATGTTCATCACCGGTTTTGCCGCTGTTGCGCTCAACCCGGCGAACAAGGCGCCTAAAGAGGCGAAGGTTCTCTCCAAGCCGTTCCACCTGCGTGACCTTGTCGATGAAGTCGACCGGATGCTCGCCGCGGCGTAATAAATTCCGTTTGGAAACTAAAAATCTCCAGGCGCGACCTGCGCGCAGACGATCCCGTGCCGCCGCCACATGGCAACAACCTTGTTCCGGTCATCGAAAACTAGGTCGGGCAGCGCCGGCTCTTCGAGCAGCCAGCTTTCCTTCAGGACATCGTCAGGGGTGCTGTCGCCATCTGCCCGCATTTTCAGTGTCACGTCGGGCAGGCCTGCGGCGGCGAGCCAGATTTCTGTCTCATGGCGCACCTCATCTGACCGCCCGGACCAGATTTCGATGCGGTGCCC
Protein-coding regions in this window:
- the cpdR gene encoding cell cycle two-component system response regulator CpdR, which translates into the protein MAAILLAEDDDSMRGFLKKALEKAGHAVVDASQGDDALNELQLREFDLLLTDIVMPVMDGIELARRAADIDPEMKIMFITGFAAVALNPANKAPKEAKVLSKPFHLRDLVDEVDRMLAAA
- a CDS encoding phosphatase domain-containing protein; protein product: MFIICDLDGTLADIEHRRHHVTTRPKNWSAFFRACTEDSPIVPVIETVKALYAAGHRIEIWSGRSDEVRHETEIWLAAAGLPDVTLKMRADGDSTPDDVLKESWLLEEPALPDLVFDDRNKVVAMWRRHGIVCAQVAPGDF